A window of Flavobacterium flavigenum contains these coding sequences:
- a CDS encoding DUF6169 family protein produces MPNLYNYTFNEVTSTYNFTTKNNIEYKVVFIIDETLDSVSEDTIENVYQVIIEKVSDIIEPFDSAVARTIDDIIKSFFENAQNSLIYICSEDEEKAEIRFNVFDRWYLNSTFNEFVTKIDNVINCEANGETYLLYTSLLYHNDNPNVDYVLTAYNSIEEVLNSK; encoded by the coding sequence TTGCCAAACCTTTATAACTACACTTTTAACGAAGTTACAAGTACTTATAATTTTACTACTAAAAATAACATCGAATATAAAGTTGTATTTATAATTGATGAAACTCTTGATTCTGTATCTGAAGATACTATTGAAAATGTATATCAAGTAATTATTGAAAAAGTTAGTGACATTATTGAACCTTTTGATAGTGCCGTTGCGCGAACAATTGATGACATAATAAAATCTTTCTTTGAAAATGCTCAAAATTCTTTAATTTATATCTGTTCAGAAGATGAAGAAAAGGCAGAAATTAGATTCAATGTATTTGACAGATGGTATTTAAATAGCACTTTCAATGAATTTGTGACGAAAATTGACAATGTTATTAATTGTGAAGCCAATGGAGAAACATACTTACTTTATACTTCCTTATTGTACCATAATGACAATCCAAACGTAGATTATGTTCTTACTGCATATAATAGCATTGAGGAAGTTTTAAACTCAAAATAA